A section of the Pseudomonas tritici genome encodes:
- a CDS encoding methyl-accepting chemotaxis protein produces the protein MTATVQEVARNAEQASLAAADADGQARAGDKVVAEAIAQIERLAAEVARSTDAMTHLQQESNKIGSVMDVIKAVAEQTNLLALNAAIEAARAGEAGRGFAVVADEVRGLAQRTQKSTEEIEGLVAGLQNGTQQVAAVMNNSRNLTDSSVELTRKAGVSLENITRTVSNIQSMNQQIAAAAEQQSAVAEEISRSIVNVRDVSEQTATASDETAKSSVELARLGSQLQQMVSHFRV, from the coding sequence ATGACCGCCACCGTGCAGGAAGTGGCACGCAACGCCGAGCAAGCCTCCCTGGCCGCGGCCGATGCCGACGGCCAAGCCCGCGCCGGCGACAAAGTGGTCGCCGAGGCCATTGCCCAGATCGAGCGCCTGGCCGCTGAAGTGGCGCGCTCCACCGACGCCATGACCCATCTGCAACAAGAGAGCAACAAGATCGGCAGCGTGATGGACGTGATCAAGGCCGTGGCCGAACAGACCAACCTGCTGGCCCTCAACGCGGCGATTGAAGCAGCGCGTGCCGGTGAAGCCGGTCGTGGGTTTGCCGTGGTGGCCGATGAAGTGCGCGGCCTGGCCCAGCGCACCCAGAAATCCACTGAAGAAATCGAAGGCCTGGTCGCCGGCTTGCAGAACGGTACTCAGCAAGTCGCCGCGGTGATGAACAACAGCCGCAACCTCACCGACAGCAGCGTCGAGCTGACACGCAAGGCTGGCGTGTCCCTGGAAAACATCACCCGAACGGTGTCGAACATCCAGTCGATGAACCAGCAGATTGCCGCAGCGGCCGAGCAGCAAAGCGCGGTGGCTGAAGAAATCAGCCGCAGCATTGTGAATGTGCGCGATGTGTCGGAGCAGACGGCGACGGCGAGTGATGAGACGGCCAAGTCGAGTGTGGAACTGGCGCGGTTGGGTAGCCAGTTGCAGCAGATGGTCAGCCACTTCCGGGTTTAA